Proteins from one Pseudomonadota bacterium genomic window:
- a CDS encoding 2Fe-2S iron-sulfur cluster-binding protein produces MIKITFIEHDGTSHEVEAQEGSTVMEAAVMNGVPGIEASCGGACACATCHIYVDPAWQETTGSPEIMEEDMLDLAYDIRDESRLSCQLRVSTAFNGLVVRVPEFQA; encoded by the coding sequence ATGATCAAGATCACCTTCATCGAGCACGATGGTACTTCTCATGAGGTAGAAGCGCAGGAAGGCTCAACCGTTATGGAAGCGGCAGTGATGAACGGCGTTCCGGGCATCGAAGCAAGCTGCGGTGGTGCATGCGCATGCGCAACATGCCACATCTATGTCGATCCTGCTTGGCAGGAGACCACTGGCTCGCCGGAGATCATGGAAGAAGATATGCTGGATTTGGCGTACGATATTCGTGACGAAAGCCGGCTATCGTGTCAGTTGCGCGTGAGCACCGCGTTCAACGGTTTGGTGGTGCGCGTTCCTGAATTCCAGGCATAG
- a CDS encoding histidine kinase — protein sequence MTPAVKKQRSPDPAPIMENATTNGSAGGAWHHGQSVARGQPEAHLPIIDEAHLDEQTFGDIHLRRDVLSLFLQQVLSTRAALETCKDPDERARLCHLIKGAARGVGAFELASASQLAEEAPSDGSSISKLFESLDTAAAHVPGLLRI from the coding sequence CCCCTGCCGTTAAAAAACAGCGATCCCCAGATCCCGCTCCGATCATGGAGAATGCGACGACAAATGGTTCCGCTGGTGGCGCATGGCACCATGGACAGTCGGTGGCCAGAGGCCAGCCTGAAGCCCATTTGCCGATCATTGATGAGGCGCATTTGGACGAGCAAACGTTTGGCGATATCCATCTTCGGCGAGACGTGCTGAGCTTATTTCTCCAACAAGTTCTCTCGACCCGTGCTGCCTTGGAGACCTGCAAAGACCCAGACGAGCGTGCGCGTTTGTGCCATTTGATCAAAGGTGCGGCCCGAGGTGTTGGGGCATTCGAGTTAGCGTCGGCAAGCCAACTGGCCGAAGAAGCGCCGAGCGATGGATCGTCAATCAGCAAGCTCTTTGAAAGTCTTGATACGGCCGCAGCCCACGTGCCGGGCCTGCTTCGCATCTAG